A stretch of Deinobacterium chartae DNA encodes these proteins:
- a CDS encoding M28 family peptidase has translation MTIQFALRALFAALMLASSASALEPGRAVKDADALVRLGPRVTGTPAGENAARYLEQAFQAAGYATEIQTFTYSRYEDRDSKLVLGGRDLAGNALQGAAGGRVTAPLVLVPNFGAQADYQGLDVRGKIAVTRRGGDVPFAEKVRGAEAGGAVGVIVINSQSGRLQGGTLGRDSHLPALGLPGSAAETVLEAARRGESATLESNARRSEVTGRNVIARLPGVQRPDLLLGGHYDSVPGAPGANDNASGVSVVLEVARSLRNRPEAQRTWFVAFDGEEDGLRGSRAFVQQSAQVTRGLEAMLNFDMVGINAPGLSLGGSEELLRLARQVDPGIGTFEDDGRSDHSSFLDAGVPAVFFFRGIDPNYHQPGDTVVDGALLDQTADFALKLIEQVLAVAAARP, from the coding sequence GTGACCATACAATTCGCCCTGCGCGCACTCTTTGCTGCGCTGATGCTCGCCTCGTCCGCCTCGGCCCTCGAGCCCGGCCGCGCCGTCAAGGACGCGGACGCCCTGGTCCGGCTCGGTCCGCGCGTCACCGGAACCCCGGCGGGCGAAAACGCCGCCCGCTACCTCGAGCAGGCCTTCCAGGCGGCCGGGTACGCGACCGAGATTCAGACGTTCACCTACTCGCGCTACGAGGACCGGGACTCGAAACTGGTCCTGGGCGGCCGCGACCTGGCCGGCAACGCCCTGCAGGGCGCGGCGGGCGGACGGGTCACCGCACCGCTGGTGCTGGTGCCCAACTTCGGCGCCCAGGCCGATTACCAGGGTCTGGACGTGCGCGGCAAGATCGCCGTGACCCGGCGCGGCGGCGACGTTCCCTTTGCCGAGAAGGTGCGCGGAGCCGAAGCCGGAGGCGCGGTGGGGGTGATCGTGATCAACTCGCAGAGCGGCCGCCTGCAGGGCGGCACGCTCGGCCGGGACTCGCACCTGCCCGCGCTGGGCCTGCCCGGCAGTGCGGCAGAAACAGTCCTCGAGGCTGCCCGCCGCGGCGAGAGCGCCACCCTCGAGTCAAATGCCCGGCGCAGCGAGGTGACCGGGCGCAACGTGATCGCTCGCCTGCCCGGGGTACAACGGCCGGACCTGCTGCTGGGCGGTCACTACGACTCGGTGCCGGGGGCTCCGGGAGCCAACGACAACGCCTCGGGCGTGAGCGTGGTCCTCGAGGTGGCGCGCAGCCTGAGAAATCGGCCCGAGGCGCAGCGCACGTGGTTCGTGGCCTTTGACGGCGAGGAAGACGGCCTGCGTGGCTCGCGCGCCTTTGTGCAACAGAGCGCGCAGGTGACGCGCGGCCTCGAGGCGATGCTGAACTTTGACATGGTGGGCATCAACGCTCCGGGCCTGAGCCTGGGCGGCAGCGAGGAACTGCTGCGGCTCGCCCGACAGGTGGACCCGGGCATCGGGACCTTCGAGGACGACGGGCGCTCGGACCACAGCAGTTTCTTGGACGCCGGGGTGCCTGCGGTGTTCTTCTTCCGGGGAATCGATCCCAACTACCACCAGCCCGGAGACACGGTGGTAGATGGGGCGCTGCTGGACCAGACCGCCGATTTCGCGCTGAAGCTGATCGAACAGGTGCTGGCTGTGGCTGCTGCGCGTCCCTGA
- a CDS encoding permease prefix domain 1-containing protein, protein MSFERYLRRATRGLPRHERLEAAAELRAHLEERAAQLTRMGFSREEAEHVVLRRMGEAAVINGGLLRAVLERPLGWLALAGLVLILTGTWLQSFASARHSTLEQLGHFQTRTLQLSASGGREALTYAGRSYLEGPLPLSGTVRTTFGRLDQLRPCGAQLALHRRLTGRDLEDARTVCLPLEAAELRPLPASGLPEGRWLPLWWAAVPGSEQAVVYQIYLGAGEAPAPPSYRLEGGRLLPAARSSQ, encoded by the coding sequence GTGAGCTTCGAACGCTACCTGCGGCGCGCGACCCGGGGCCTGCCACGGCACGAGCGCCTCGAGGCCGCTGCCGAGCTGCGCGCGCACCTCGAGGAACGCGCGGCGCAGCTGACCCGCATGGGCTTCTCGCGCGAGGAGGCCGAACACGTGGTGCTGCGCCGGATGGGTGAAGCCGCCGTCATCAACGGCGGCCTGCTGCGCGCGGTCCTCGAGCGGCCGCTGGGCTGGCTGGCCCTGGCCGGGCTGGTGCTGATCCTGACCGGCACGTGGCTGCAGAGCTTCGCCTCTGCGCGCCACAGCACGCTCGAGCAACTGGGGCACTTTCAGACCCGCACCCTGCAGCTTTCCGCCTCGGGCGGTCGCGAGGCCCTCACCTACGCCGGGCGCAGCTACCTCGAGGGGCCCCTGCCCCTGAGCGGCACGGTGCGCACCACGTTTGGCCGACTTGATCAGCTGCGTCCCTGCGGCGCACAGCTCGCCCTGCACCGCCGCCTGACCGGCCGCGACCTCGAGGACGCCCGCACCGTGTGCCTCCCGCTGGAAGCGGCGGAGCTGCGGCCACTTCCGGCCTCCGGCCTGCCCGAGGGCCGCTGGCTGCCGCTGTGGTGGGCCGCCGTGCCCGGCTCGGAGCAGGCCGTCGTTTACCAGATTTACCTCGGTGCGGGTGAGGCCCCCGCGCCGCCCAGCTACCGCCTCGAGGGCGGGCGACTGCTGCCCGCCGCAAGGAGTTCTCAGTGA
- a CDS encoding response regulator yields MRIVIADDHPLFRMGLRYALAAQGFEVVGEAADGVEAVVRCLELRPDVALMDVKMPRQDGISACAELVARLPDVVVILLTTFGEPAIVSAARRAGARGFLSKETQPAELAEAVARIVGDPERDWLPAVALPQFTPRETDVLNLLLEGLSNKQIASRLGISPDTVKDYVSSVLGKLEVSDRMGALRRSRELGLR; encoded by the coding sequence GTGAGGATCGTCATTGCCGACGACCACCCGCTGTTTCGGATGGGTCTGCGCTACGCGCTGGCGGCCCAGGGGTTCGAGGTGGTGGGGGAGGCCGCCGACGGTGTCGAGGCGGTGGTGCGCTGCCTCGAGCTGCGCCCGGACGTGGCGCTGATGGACGTAAAAATGCCGCGTCAGGACGGAATTTCGGCCTGCGCTGAGCTGGTTGCTCGTCTGCCGGACGTGGTGGTGATTTTGCTGACCACCTTCGGAGAGCCGGCCATCGTCTCGGCCGCGCGCCGTGCGGGAGCGCGCGGTTTTCTGTCGAAAGAGACCCAGCCGGCCGAGCTGGCCGAGGCGGTCGCGCGCATTGTGGGCGACCCCGAGCGCGACTGGTTGCCCGCCGTGGCGCTGCCGCAGTTCACGCCGCGCGAAACCGACGTGCTGAACCTGCTGCTCGAGGGGCTTTCGAACAAGCAGATCGCCTCCAGGCTGGGAATCAGCCCGGACACGGTAAAAGACTATGTGAGCAGCGTGTTGGGCAAACTCGAGGTGTCCGACCGGATGGGGGCGCTGCGGCGCTCGCGCGAGCTGGGGCTGCGCTGA
- the lepB gene encoding signal peptidase I → MTQDNASAARPPQSFLAKLWREIIRPYGEAILFAVLITTFLFTLTGVEGHSMTPSLRTGERMFIPKYETWLHRMGIGSFQRGDILVFKPPVEAGDRVSFFGLWDYNPTLVKRLIGLPGDRIRIEQGEVFVNGEKIDQSFTTDFWQKQGCWDTGSVLANYARSDLRSGQPLEQEYTVPQGHYFVMGDNRTASGSTDSRLLGAIPIQNVFGRATAIVWPVVRKVDETYDCASGQPQLSGDWALNLRVLHSPFAR, encoded by the coding sequence GTGACCCAGGACAACGCTTCCGCCGCCCGCCCGCCCCAGAGCTTTCTCGCCAAACTGTGGCGCGAGATCATTCGCCCGTACGGCGAAGCGATCCTGTTCGCGGTGCTGATCACCACCTTCCTCTTTACCCTGACCGGGGTGGAGGGGCACTCGATGACGCCCAGCCTGCGTACCGGCGAGCGCATGTTCATTCCCAAGTACGAGACCTGGCTGCACCGCATGGGCATCGGCAGCTTTCAGCGCGGAGACATCCTGGTGTTCAAACCCCCGGTCGAGGCCGGCGACCGTGTGTCCTTCTTCGGGTTGTGGGACTACAACCCCACGCTGGTCAAGCGCCTGATCGGCCTGCCCGGCGACCGCATCCGCATCGAGCAGGGCGAGGTCTTCGTGAACGGCGAGAAGATCGACCAGAGCTTTACCACCGACTTCTGGCAGAAACAGGGCTGCTGGGACACCGGGAGCGTCTTGGCCAACTACGCCCGCAGCGATCTGCGCAGCGGTCAGCCGCTCGAGCAGGAGTACACCGTGCCCCAGGGGCACTACTTTGTCATGGGCGATAACCGCACCGCCTCGGGCAGCACCGACTCGCGTCTGCTGGGCGCCATTCCGATCCAGAACGTGTTCGGGCGGGCCACCGCCATCGTGTGGCCGGTGGTACGCAAGGTCGACGAGACCTACGACTGCGCCAGCGGTCAACCGCAGCTCTCGGGCGACTGGGCGCTGAACCTGCGCGTCTTGCACAGTCCGTTTGCCCGCTGA
- the lepA gene encoding translation elongation factor 4 — protein MHGTHGYGKGWAALYTVTVNVRNFSIIAHVDHGKSTLADRILEKLGAMTERDKRDQTLDTLELERERGITIKSTPVRLEYRRGEETYTLNLIDTPGHVDFNYEVSRSLAACEGVLLLVDASQGVEAQTIVNAYLAIDNNLEIIPVINKIDLPAADPEGAARELEEVIGIPAQDAVLASGKTGIGVDEILEAIVERIPPPPGDPDAPLKALIFDSFYDAYQGVILFVRILEGRVRAKDNIMLFSNGKTFEVDKVGTFSPGLVVGQELSAGAVGWIAAGIKDIHDAQVGDTITFREHPTTEPFPGFKPAQPVVFSGLYPTNTEDYRRLREALEKLKLNDAAFTFEPETSEALGFGFRCGFLGLLHAEIVQERLEREFDLDLIATAPAVVYRLTLTSGEVFETQNPAEFPTRDRIELMEEPYIKLSVMLPEEYVGPVMQLLQERRGVMQTMNYLGKRVELLYEVPFAEILYDFHDRLKSISRGYASMDYEQIGYREGDLVKVDILVNNDVVDALAVIVHRDKAYSLGRKIVDKMAEVIPRQMFAVPVQAAIGGKIIARATVKAYRKDVLAKCYGGDITRKKKLLEKQKKGKARMKNIGTVEVPQEAFLAVLSQDE, from the coding sequence CTGCACGGCACTCACGGTTACGGAAAAGGGTGGGCGGCGTTATACACTGTAACGGTGAACGTCCGGAACTTCTCCATCATCGCCCACGTCGACCACGGCAAGAGCACGCTGGCCGACCGCATCCTCGAGAAACTCGGGGCCATGACCGAGCGCGACAAGCGCGATCAGACCCTGGATACCCTCGAGCTCGAGCGCGAGCGCGGCATCACCATCAAGTCCACGCCCGTGCGCCTCGAGTACCGGCGCGGTGAAGAGACTTACACCTTGAACCTGATCGACACGCCCGGCCACGTGGACTTCAACTACGAAGTCTCGCGCTCGCTGGCCGCCTGTGAGGGCGTGCTGCTGCTGGTCGACGCCTCGCAGGGCGTCGAGGCGCAGACCATCGTGAACGCTTATCTGGCCATCGACAACAACCTCGAGATCATCCCGGTCATCAACAAGATCGACCTGCCCGCCGCCGACCCCGAAGGGGCCGCGCGCGAACTCGAGGAGGTCATCGGCATTCCCGCTCAGGACGCGGTCCTGGCCTCGGGCAAGACCGGCATCGGCGTGGACGAGATCCTCGAGGCGATCGTAGAGCGCATTCCGCCGCCGCCCGGTGACCCCGACGCGCCGCTCAAGGCCCTGATCTTCGATTCCTTTTACGATGCTTACCAGGGCGTGATCCTGTTCGTGCGCATCCTCGAGGGCCGGGTGCGGGCCAAGGACAACATCATGCTGTTCTCGAACGGCAAGACCTTCGAGGTGGACAAGGTCGGTACCTTCAGCCCCGGGCTGGTGGTCGGCCAGGAGCTCTCGGCCGGCGCGGTCGGCTGGATCGCGGCGGGGATCAAGGACATTCACGACGCGCAGGTGGGCGATACCATCACCTTCCGGGAACATCCCACCACCGAGCCCTTCCCGGGCTTCAAGCCCGCGCAGCCGGTGGTGTTCTCGGGCCTGTACCCCACCAACACCGAGGACTACCGCCGCCTGCGTGAGGCCCTCGAGAAACTCAAGCTCAACGACGCGGCCTTTACCTTCGAGCCCGAGACCTCCGAGGCGCTGGGCTTCGGCTTCCGCTGCGGCTTCCTGGGGCTGCTGCACGCCGAGATCGTGCAAGAGCGTCTCGAGCGCGAGTTCGATCTGGACCTGATCGCTACCGCTCCGGCCGTGGTGTACCGCCTGACCCTGACCAGCGGCGAGGTCTTCGAGACCCAGAACCCGGCCGAGTTTCCCACCCGCGACCGCATCGAGCTGATGGAGGAGCCGTACATCAAGCTCTCGGTGATGCTGCCCGAGGAGTACGTGGGTCCGGTGATGCAGCTGCTGCAGGAACGGCGCGGGGTCATGCAGACCATGAACTACCTGGGCAAGCGTGTGGAGCTGCTCTACGAGGTGCCTTTCGCGGAGATCTTGTACGACTTCCACGACCGTCTCAAGTCGATCTCGCGCGGGTACGCCTCGATGGACTACGAGCAGATCGGTTACCGCGAGGGCGACCTGGTGAAGGTGGACATCCTGGTCAACAACGACGTGGTAGACGCGCTGGCCGTGATCGTGCACCGCGACAAGGCCTACTCGCTGGGCCGCAAGATCGTGGACAAGATGGCCGAGGTGATCCCGCGCCAGATGTTCGCGGTGCCGGTTCAGGCCGCCATCGGTGGCAAGATCATCGCCCGCGCCACGGTGAAGGCCTACCGCAAGGACGTGCTGGCCAAGTGCTATGGTGGCGACATCACCCGCAAGAAGAAGCTGCTGGAGAAGCAGAAAAAGGGCAAGGCCCGCATGAAGAACATCGGCACGGTCGAAGTTCCTCAGGAAGCCTTCCTGGCCGTGCTCTCACAGGACGAGTAA
- a CDS encoding PadR family transcriptional regulator — MDARAKPLALDLMLLSVLEGSERYGLEMIDQVNARTGGAFDFREGSLYPALHRLVKQGWVETRWRDSSCGGAPRKYYSLTPAGERALAAKKNEWGLLRSAMDRLLEGAP; from the coding sequence ATGGACGCTCGCGCCAAACCGCTGGCCCTGGACCTGATGCTGCTGTCGGTCCTCGAGGGCAGCGAACGCTACGGACTGGAGATGATCGATCAGGTCAATGCCCGAACCGGAGGAGCTTTTGACTTCCGCGAGGGCAGCCTGTACCCCGCGCTGCACCGCCTGGTGAAACAGGGCTGGGTCGAGACCCGCTGGCGCGACTCCTCGTGCGGCGGTGCGCCGCGCAAGTACTACTCGCTCACCCCGGCGGGTGAGCGCGCGCTGGCCGCCAAGAAGAACGAGTGGGGCCTGCTGCGTTCGGCCATGGATCGCCTGCTGGAAGGCGCCCCGTGA
- a CDS encoding sensor histidine kinase yields the protein MTAFTLLRPFRATSLRAQVAVVVALLSFVPNLVMVTVLIWPSYQRNAEGAAALFAPLGLWMLCVALLSGGIGYLLSRGLLSPLQHLATDLEALGLRDRLRVGPRAGDPQEVVLLRRSFDELLERLEVEQSRRAAFMATLMHDLKTPLIAANHLLEVLRSTDLPAPERVELADRIIEENKGLLELVRKMVEAHRFEREGVILHRQNTDLRALAALIAARAQPSAQQRGIRLSVSGEGHAWADPRELERALGNLLDNALRYARSRVSLEVSASCLAVIDDGPGLPAPLEELAQPFNAQPVQIAGQSYTAGTGGLGLFIARRIVEAHGGTLQAERAGGYTRLTIRLDTPRNPRVTGVTA from the coding sequence ATGACGGCTTTTACGCTGTTGCGGCCCTTTCGGGCGACCAGCCTGCGCGCGCAGGTCGCGGTGGTGGTGGCCCTGCTGTCTTTCGTGCCGAACCTGGTGATGGTGACGGTCCTGATCTGGCCCAGCTACCAGCGAAACGCCGAAGGAGCGGCGGCCCTGTTCGCGCCGCTGGGCCTGTGGATGCTGTGCGTGGCCCTGCTGTCCGGCGGCATCGGCTACCTGCTGTCGCGCGGCCTGCTCAGCCCGCTGCAGCACCTCGCCACCGACCTCGAGGCGCTGGGCCTGCGCGACCGGCTGCGCGTGGGACCGCGCGCCGGAGACCCCCAGGAAGTGGTGCTGCTGCGCCGCTCCTTCGACGAACTGCTCGAGCGCCTCGAGGTGGAGCAGTCGCGCCGCGCGGCGTTCATGGCCACGCTGATGCACGACCTCAAGACGCCCTTGATCGCCGCCAACCACCTGCTCGAGGTGCTGCGCAGCACCGACCTGCCCGCGCCGGAGCGCGTGGAACTGGCCGACCGCATCATCGAGGAGAACAAGGGCCTGCTCGAACTGGTCCGCAAGATGGTCGAAGCGCACCGCTTCGAGCGCGAGGGCGTGATCTTGCACCGGCAAAACACCGATTTGCGCGCTCTGGCCGCTTTGATCGCGGCGCGCGCTCAGCCGAGTGCACAGCAGCGCGGTATCCGCCTGAGCGTCAGCGGCGAGGGGCACGCCTGGGCCGACCCGCGCGAACTCGAGCGGGCGCTGGGCAACCTGCTCGACAACGCCCTGCGCTATGCGCGCAGCCGGGTGAGCCTCGAGGTGAGCGCCTCATGCCTCGCGGTGATCGACGACGGACCGGGCCTGCCCGCGCCGCTCGAGGAGCTTGCGCAGCCGTTTAACGCGCAGCCGGTACAGATTGCCGGCCAGAGCTACACGGCCGGAACCGGCGGGCTGGGCCTGTTCATCGCCCGGCGCATCGTGGAGGCGCACGGTGGAACGTTGCAGGCCGAGCGGGCGGGCGGTTACACCCGGCTGACCATCCGGCTGGACACGCCGCGCAACCCGCGCGTCACGGGGGTGACCGCGTGA